DNA from Mesorhizobium sp. B2-1-1:
CCAGCGCATCAGCGCTTTCGCCGACGAACGATCCGAAAAGATGCTCGATCTGCACCGCACGCTGTTTTACGCCACGATCGGCGTCATCGTTCTGGTGGCGCTGTTCATCTTCCGGCCCATGTCAAACGCGATCCTGCGCAAGACGCGCGAACTCGTCGATGCGCGCAATTCGATGGCCTTCATCGCCGTTCATGACGGGCTGACAGGTCTGCACAACCGCACATTCCTGACCGACCATTTCGACACGCTGATCAAGAGCGCGCATCGTCGGCGCGAACGTCTTGCGGTGGTGCAGCTTGATCTCGACCGGTTCAAGCAGATCAACGACACGCTCGGCCACGCCGCTGGCGACTATGTGCTGGTCATCACGGCCCAGCGCATGCGCGATTCCTGTCGGGCGTCGGATCTGTGCGTGCGCCTCGGTGGCGACGAGTTCGTGATGATCCTCAACGGCGCCGGCGGCAGCGAAGACATCAACATGCTGGCACGGCGCATTCTTGCGCACATCAACGAGCCGATCGTCTTCCAGGGCACGACCATTCTACCGGGCGCCAGCGGCGGCATCGCCGTCTATCCGATCGACGCCGACAACGCCCAGGACCTGCTGGTTCACGCTGATCTGGCGCTTTACTCCGCCAAGAAGATGGGCGGCGGCAATTTCTCGTTCTTCTCCGAGGAATTGCGTCGCGAACTCGATTATCGCAAGCAACTCGAGCACGACATCAAGGTTGCCATTTCACAGCAGGCATTCCAGGTCTATTTCCAGCCGCAGGTTTCACTGAGCGACGGCACGATCAGTGGCATCGAGGCGCTGGTGCGCTGGAACCATGCCGAGCGCGGCATGATCTCGCCTGGCGAATTCATTCCCGTCGCCGAGAAATGCGGTTTCATGCCTGATATCGGCCGCATCGTCATCAGCAAGGCGATCAACGAAGCCGCCGAATGGAACCGCGACGGCATTGCTTTCGGACGGCTTGCGGTCAACGTATCCGGAACCGAATTGCGCGAGCACGACTTCGATGCTTTCCTGTTCGAGACGCTTGAGAAGGCCGGCCTGCCGCCGCAGAAACTGTCGCTGGAA
Protein-coding regions in this window:
- a CDS encoding putative bifunctional diguanylate cyclase/phosphodiesterase, giving the protein MSQQPVQTVSGKLILLIKAGYWLALLIIAAMVVASFILLQQVMATQRHNHTLLDIVSTQKTLSQRIVFLAGATGAASRDKQPALVNALKQATAEFETNYDLLLKQTAADPKSPARLDPKTIENVLFGKPFHLDYFSVGLVANGERLVSAFSSQLALGDNRGYKGGYERVTLDASVANATLSGYSALGQRISAFADERSEKMLDLHRTLFYATIGVIVLVALFIFRPMSNAILRKTRELVDARNSMAFIAVHDGLTGLHNRTFLTDHFDTLIKSAHRRRERLAVVQLDLDRFKQINDTLGHAAGDYVLVITAQRMRDSCRASDLCVRLGGDEFVMILNGAGGSEDINMLARRILAHINEPIVFQGTTILPGASGGIAVYPIDADNAQDLLVHADLALYSAKKMGGGNFSFFSEELRRELDYRKQLEHDIKVAISQQAFQVYFQPQVSLSDGTISGIEALVRWNHAERGMISPGEFIPVAEKCGFMPDIGRIVISKAINEAAEWNRDGIAFGRLAVNVSGTELREHDFDAFLFETLEKAGLPPQKLSLEIVESVILDDEKTGIAAKLRHIRAAGVHLELDDFGTGYASLSHVNPNEIDRLKIDRRFVQNIHENGDNSKIVRAITELARGLGISIVAEGAETEAELDSLMAIGCDQVQGYSIAFPMPQDKARDWLSARMPKKARLTVLQGSLA